One genomic window of Aethina tumida isolate Nest 87 chromosome 3, icAetTumi1.1, whole genome shotgun sequence includes the following:
- the LOC109595405 gene encoding exocyst complex component 6 produces the protein MMEEIHNEHNNFNTQHDLYLQEIEGIDDYWGPTFRAIYDNDEHVEFRKKLEARIKQHDKDIERLCNVYYQGFIESVRELLDVRSKAKKLNREVVELDKNLHAAAKPVTKSGNELLQARKVESNIAIVITQLNLCLPVLTTYSKLKKQIAEKRYYPALKTLEELEHVHLPQIVNYRFYAQLRDSIPKIRESIEQASMSDLKDFLENIRKFSPKVGEVAMRHTSEQLASDPTVIGRKKKRNAPQPGDSNGHYSEEDLSAQELIDFSPIYRGLHISSVLKTSATFETYYRAERTKQARLVLQPPTNMHESEESYRMYIHAVLGFFILEDHVLNTGKGLITRAFLDDMWNMALSKIVTALQTHSAYCTDATLILKIKDLIMLFCTTLRNYGYTVKPLWELMRELRDHYTEVLMQRWVQVFREILSKEDFQPIAVFSQEEYDNILLSFPWDGDLPDDIRFPFFFPFSSMVPTVYQQVKEFIYACLKFSEDLNLSQVEVDEMIRKSMNLLLTRTFSGCLSSTFRSPHVNLQEIIQIIVDTGYLEEATIFLDQFISNITGEESQSVSGGMVQGQSVMFRVAREDAVRQICEKLKEKINHFLELENYDWILVEPSGHASSFISDLIAFLQTTFHSFTNLPPEVAQVACKAACEHIANSIFVLLMNDEIKQVSMGALNQINLDLLQCELFAASEPVKGLQEDDLLVYFSKLREILDLFISWDWPTYFHDFAQETSKYKKVDPDTAIILLEKLKEGDKKTMFTVLKKSERDKKKLLETVLKQLRQLSQVPQK, from the exons ATGATGGAAGAAATTCACAATGAGCACAATAACTTTAACACTCAGCATGATCTGTATCTACAAGAAATTGAAGGAATAGACGATTATTGGGGACCTACTTTTAG GGCTATTTATGACAATGACGAGCATGTAGAATTTCGCAAGAAGCTGGAGGCAAGGATTAAACAACATGACAAAGATATTGAGAGACTTTGCAATGTTTATTATCAAGGATTCATTGAATCTGTCCGAGAACTGTTAGATGTTAGATCCaaagcaaaaaaattaaat agAGAAGTGGTTGAATTGGACAAAAATTTACATGCAGCAGCAAAACCAGTAACAAAATCAGGAAATGAACTGCTGCAAGCCAGAAAAGTAGAAAGCAATATTGCCATTGTCATAACTCAGTTGAATTTATGTTTGCCAGTTTTAACTACTTATTCCaaacttaaaaaacaaatagctGAGAAaag atattatccAGCTTTAAAAACATTGGAAGAATTAGAACATGTACATTTACCACAAATTGTAAACTACAGATTTTATGCACAACTTAGAGACAGTATTCCAAA AATAAGAGAAAGCATTGAACAGGCATCCATGTCAGACTTAAAAGATTTTCTGGAAAACATTAGGAAATTTTCACCCAAAGTTGGAGAAGTTGCCATGAGACAT ACAAGTGAACAATTAGCCAGTGATCCAACTGTGATAGGAAGAAAAAAGAAGAGAAATGCTCCTCAGCCGG GTGACTCTAATGGGCATTATTCAGAAGAAGATCTCAGTGCTCAggaattgattgatttttcacCTATCTATAGAGGATTACATATTTCATCAGTATTAAAAACTTCAGCCACTTTTGAAACTTATTACAGAGCAGAAAGAACTAAACAAGCAAGATTGGTTTTACAACCTCCCACAAACATG CATGAGTCTGAAGAAAGTTATAGGATGTACATCCATGCAGTATTGGGTTTCTTCATTTTGGAAGACCATGTTCTGAATACTGGCAAGGGATTAATTACGAGAGCTTTTCTGGATGATATGTGGAACATGGCACTGTCTAAAATTGTCACTGCACTTCAAACTCATTCA gcaTATTGCACAGATGCgactttaatactaaaaatcaAAGACTTAATTATGTTGTTTTGCACAACACTAAGAAATTATGGATACACTGTAAAACCTCTTTGGGAACTTATGAGGGAACTTAGGGATCACTACACTGAAGTGCTAATGCAAAGATGGGTGCAAGTATTTAGGGAAATATTATCTAAGGAAGATTTTCAACCTATTGCA GTATTTAGTCAAGAAGAATATGATAATATCTTACTGTCATTTCCTTGGGATGGTGATCTTCCAGATGATATACGTTTTCCGTTTTTCTTCCCCTTTTCCAGTATGGTGCCTACAGTTTACCAACAAGTTAAAGAGTTTATATATGcgtgtttgaaattttcagaGGATCTAAATTTaag tcaaGTAGAGGTAGATGAGATGATAAGAAAATCTATGAATCTCCTATTGACTAGGACCTTTAGTGGATGTTTATCGTCAACGTTTCGAAGTCCACATGTTAACTTACAAGAAATCATCCAAATCATTGTTGATACAGGCTATTTAGAGGAAGCAACAATCTTTTTAGACCAATTTATCTCTAATATTACTGG TGAGGAATCCCAAAGTGTTTCTGGAGGAATGGTGCAAGGTCAGTCAGTGATGTTCAGAGTCGCCAGGGAAGATGCCGTCAGACAGATTTGTGAAAAACTCAAAGAAAAGATCAATCATTTCCTTGAACTAGAGAACTATGATTGGATTCTAGTAGAACCTTCAGGTCACGCCTCCAGTTTCATCTCGGATTTGATTGCATTCCTTCAAACAACTTTCCATAGTTTTACAAACTTACCT ccTGAAGTAGCTCAAGTGGCATGTAAAGCTGCTTGTGAACACATAgcaaattcaatatttgttcTTCTAATGAATGATGAAATCAAGCAAGTTTCTATGGGTGCTTTAAATCAGATTAATTTGGATCTACTTCAGTGTGAat TATTTGCTGCATCAGAACCAGTAAAAGGCTTACAAGAAGATGATTTGTtggtttattttagtaaattaaggGAAATTCTCGATTTATTCATTTCTTGGGATTGGCCAACCTATTTCCATGACTTTGCACAAGAAaccagtaaatataaaaaggttgATCCTGATACAGCAATCATTTTATTGGAAAA attgaaagaGGGTGACAAGAAAACGATGTTCACAGTTCTAAAGAAAAGTGAAAGAGACAAGAAGAAACTGTTGGAAACTGTTCTTAAACAGCTAAGGCAACTTTCACAAGTTCCACAGAAATAA
- the LOC109595407 gene encoding arginine/serine-rich protein PNISR produces the protein MYSGSDSTESQNFPQWPINPSNYQNMANDQVDWAALAQQWIIMKEAGPPPIPGEQPVVLHNKSKKESSPEGGEAPMDMENDKEEPPTWPGPPQVNQSEWSWNNQNQTWAWNNQWVPPPSGVPAPPGVMKPPLLPTPNNYNSFNAPPESSSDNAVPFGGSNQNNDYSPVFWTNNKVIKPRNRRYSKVNVPTPIPPMPPTITEEPSTTPTLDAAKRKQLPAWIREGLEKMERDKLKQQEKEREKHEREIYNEKIKQSEKEKMEILKTTMKEQQRSRFESDGEDSEEEVPPSKKISFKPEPIPLTQEELIMQVRKNMTEILLKVTTAQIEAICREEHQRHVKKLKASDHRPSAPSGANISAKLGLGIYGEGSGSSSEDSDDEYNKDKRDSDSELKDIIKRKVNDFSRTEREIEDKLAEAESRKTGNASRNTSPDTIDNDSQVDARLQGPSKTPPRATSKTSRRSPSTSSDNSDSYVNSRSKASRRSTSSGSVDSRRRPTSKRKYSRSRSRTPPKKSRTRRSKSKTPPAKRHRRSRTASRDRRHTNGGGSSRRRSRSRSYSSRSRRSRSSSYRRTKRSYSRDRTRRSSRSVSRNRYTSRSGARRSRSRSLHKSARRRRSRSSSGGRGKRSHRY, from the exons ATGTACTCTGGCAGCGATTCAACAGAGTCACAGAACTTCCCACAATGGCCGATAAATCCGTCGAACTACCAAAACATGGCAAACGACCAAGTCGATTGGGCAGCTTTAGCCCAGCAGTGGATAATTATGAAAGAGGCAGGGCCTCCTCCGATCCCAGGCGAGCAACCGGTCGTTCTGCATAACAAGTCCAAAAAAGAGTCATCACCTGAAGGTGGAGAGGCTCCAATGGACATGGAAAATGACAAGGAGGAACCACCAACTTGGCCTGGACCCCCACAAGTTAATCAAAGTGAATGGAGCTGGAACAATCAGAATCAAACCTGGGCTTGGAACAATCAATGGGTGCCACCTCCTAGTGGGGTCCCTGCCCCACCTGGAGTTATGAAGCCTCCTCTATTGCCAACtcctaataattataattccttCAATGCCCCACCTGAGAGTTCTAGTGATAATGCTGTTCCTTTCGGAGG atcaaatcaaaataatgattattccCCTGTATTTTGGACAAATAACAAAGTAATTAAACCCAGAAATAGACGATATAGTAAAGTAAATGTACCCACACCTATACCACCTATGCCCCCAACTATAACTGAAGAACCTTCTACTACTCCAACATTAGATGCAGCAAAAAGAAAACAGTTGCCTGCATGGATTAGAGAAg GTTTGGAAAAGATGGAAAGGGATAAGCTGAAACAACAAGAAAAAGAAAGGGAAAAACATGAAAGGGAAATATACAAtgaaaaaatcaaacaaagTGAGAAAGAGAAGatggaaattttaaagacTACAATGAAGGAACAACAGAGAAGCAGATTT GAAAGCGATGGAGAAGATTCAGAAGAGGAAGTCCCtccaagtaaaaaaattagtttcaaaCCTGAACCAATACCTTTAACTCAAGAAGAATTG attatgcAAGTTCGCAAAAACATGACggaaattttactaaaagtgACCACAGCACAAATTGAGGCGATTTGTCGGGAGGAACATCAGCGGCATGTAAAGAAATTGAAAG CTTCAGATCATCGGCCGTCAGCACCCAGCGGTGCAAACATTAGTGCCAAACTTG gACTGGGTATCTATGGCGAGGGTTCAGGCAGTAGCAGCGAAGATAGCGATGATGAATACAATAAGGACAAGAGGGACTCGGATTCGGAGCTCAAA gacataattaaaaggaaagtAAACGATTTCTCGCGAACGGAACGTGAAATCGAAGACAAATTGGCGGAAGCGGAAAGTCGGAAGACCGGCAATGCTAGTAGGAACACATCTCCAGATACAATCGATAACGATTCACAGGTAGACGCTCGCTTGCAAG GTCCGTCCAAGACGCCGCCTCGGGCAACATCGAAGACATCACGACGTTCGCCATCGACTTCTTCCGATAATAGCGACTCTTACGTGAACAGTCGATCGAAAGCTAGCCGCAGATCCACTTCTTCGGGCAGCGTCGACTCTCGACGACGGCCCACTTCCAAACGGAAGTATAGTCGGTCGAGGAGTCGCACGCCTCCCAAAAAATCAAGAACTAGAAG GTCAAAGTCTAAGACGCCACCTGCGAAAAGACATCGACGATCGAGGACGGCATCGCGCGACCGTCGCCACACCAATGGCGGCGGTTCGTCGCGTCGTCGCTCACGTTCCAGATCGTACTCGAGTCGCTCGCGTCGGTCGAGGTCTTCCTCTTACCGGCGCACGAAGCGCTCGTACTCGCGCGACAGGACAAGAAGATCGTCGCGAAGCGTCTCGCGAAACAGATACACATCCAGAAGCGGAGCTCGACGGTCCAGATCGAGGTCCTTGCACAAGTCGGCGAGGCGCAGGAGGTCACGCTCGTCCAGCGGCGGCAGGGGTAAGAGGTCACACAGATACTGA
- the LOC109595357 gene encoding transmembrane protein 216-like: MNTSLTFEVLLYLNSYYFGLFAVCEIGMNIVKYINFSNLEHFSTDFGILMAVCVIELFRVILARRGNLTEKKWPVFIAILLTIPSSVGVIYIMIWQSEVLRFEYIICAIQLGLQIIEIVTGILCLLPFCKTPEYY, from the exons ATGAATACGTCTTTAACGTTCgaagttttattatacttaaattcGTATTATTTTGGATTATTTGCCGTTTGCGAAATTGGCATGAATATAGTAAAGTACATAAACTTTAGTAATTTAGAACATTTTTCTACTGATTTCGGTATTTTAATGGCTGTTTGCGTTATAGAACTGTTTAGAGTAATTTTAGCTAGACGGGGGAATCTGACTGAAAAAA agTGGCCAGTTTTCATAGCAATTCTCCTAACAATCCCCTCATCAGTCGgcgtaatttatataatgataTGGCAAAGCGAAGTGCTACGTTTTGAATACATAATCTGTGCTATCCAATTAGgtttacaaattattgaaattgtaaCAGGAATTTTGTGTCTATTGCCCTTTTGCAAGACGCCCGAgtattattaa
- the LOC109595408 gene encoding ATP synthase mitochondrial F1 complex assembly factor 1 — protein MRLTHLRTLLYRGTFRLNSNSNKTIMTTPRNLQEAMDELKQNPYYSKYADKIGKLQQTAPEEFSSRVETIGKKDKGEKKIEPAKERQFSQLLNPKKKIAQQLEAPEASLEKIMKIELIKDKSAEEIQEIWQKYHSDKEFISATIPAEQFDKLINKGKKYPIFLLPIPRSQGYEFIMLQFERNTVHFTPLLYYQVHKENAPECLTINHYTEFKDEKGIVLMRGEYDKNVINAKEAQCLANLMKLYYGEENTEKNKLLETFTSKPDEFKHQDLIKELESLSL, from the coding sequence ATGCGCCTGACACATTTGCGTACTCTGCTGTACAGAGGAACGTTCCGTTTGAAcagtaattcaaataaaaccaTTATGACAACACCAAGGAATTTGCAAGAAGCCATGGACGAGTTGAAGCAAAATCCTTATTATTCGAAGTATGCAGACAAAATTGGTAAACTGCAGCAGACAGCACCTGAAGAGTTTTCTTCAAGGGTTGAAACTATTGGTAAGAAGGATAAAGGTGAAAAGAAGATAGAACCTGCAAAGGAAAGGCAGTTTTCTCAATTGTTAAAcccaaaaaagaaaattgctCAACAACTTGAAGCACCTGAAGCATCTTTAGAGAAGATAATGaagattgaattaattaaagacaaGTCAGCTGAAGAGATTCAAGAAATTTGGCAAAAATATCACAGtgataaagaatttatttcagCTACAATACCTGCTGAACAGTTTGATAAGTTGATAAACAAGGGTAAAAAGTATCCAATATTCTTGCTTCCAATTCCTAGAAGTCAAGGGtatgaatttataatgttacaatttgaaagaaataCTGTACATTTTACTCCATTGTTGTACTATCAAGTGCACAAAGAAAATGCTCCTGAATGCCTCACAATCAACCATTATACAGAGTTCAAGGATGAAAAAGGTATTGTATTAATGAGAGGAGAATATGATAAGAATGTTATCAATGCCAAGGAAGCACAGTGCCTTGCTAATCTCATGAAGTTGTATTATGGTGAAGAAAATACTGAGAAGAATAAACTACTTGAAACCTTTACATCAAAACCAGATGAATTCAAACATCAGGATTTGATTAAAGAATTGGAGAGTTtatcactttaa